The Deinococcus roseus genome window below encodes:
- a CDS encoding DUF1819 family protein, with translation MTREQSHQSITRGFLMQETLSVVRFLHEGKSWEAIQKAVMEDDLFEQSNRTTRNNSLREIRRRLKNIPEAWWEEMLDASLDNKKIMNYLIVLRDNRLIREFMLEVVREKMLTLQQGVTRQDVRGFMERKRLESEEVRGWTESTIVRTSRNLLMMAVSAGVLEKSGDEHRITPPYISENIRNLLLKHHMKPLLLAVLDRGEA, from the coding sequence ATGACCAGAGAACAGAGCCACCAGTCGATCACCCGGGGATTTTTGATGCAAGAAACTTTGAGTGTGGTGCGTTTTTTGCATGAAGGCAAAAGCTGGGAAGCCATCCAGAAGGCCGTGATGGAAGACGACCTGTTTGAGCAGTCCAACCGAACCACCCGCAACAATTCGCTCAGGGAGATCAGAAGGCGACTGAAAAACATCCCGGAGGCCTGGTGGGAAGAAATGCTTGATGCTTCGCTGGACAACAAGAAAATCATGAATTACCTGATCGTTTTGCGGGACAATCGTCTGATCCGTGAATTCATGCTGGAGGTGGTGAGGGAAAAAATGCTGACCTTGCAACAGGGGGTCACCCGTCAGGATGTGAGGGGCTTCATGGAACGCAAACGTCTGGAGTCCGAAGAGGTGCGGGGCTGGACCGAAAGCACGATTGTTCGGACCTCCCGCAACTTGCTGATGATGGCGGTGAGTGCCGGTGTGCTGGAGAAATCTGGCGATGAACACCGCATCACCCCTCCATACATCAGTGAAAACATCAGGAACCTGCTGCTGAAGCATCACATGAAACCGCTGTTGCTGGCTGTGCTGGACCGGGGGGAGGCATGA
- a CDS encoding helix-turn-helix domain-containing protein yields MKTRHEVTAEQQAYLALVRKRIRETRKQTRLTQEEVADKMDISVRMYQRFEAENPREGFNPTLLNLLAYCEAVGIEITWLLRKPETPDPDTSVKTGGKRS; encoded by the coding sequence GTGAAAACGCGGCACGAGGTGACAGCAGAACAGCAGGCCTACCTGGCCCTGGTCCGCAAGCGCATCCGCGAAACCCGCAAGCAAACCCGGCTCACCCAGGAAGAAGTGGCCGACAAAATGGACATCTCGGTGCGCATGTACCAGCGTTTCGAAGCTGAAAACCCCAGAGAAGGCTTCAATCCCACCCTGCTGAATTTGCTGGCCTACTGTGAAGCCGTGGGCATCGAAATCACCTGGCTGCTCCGCAAACCTGAAACACCAGACCCTGACACCAGTGTGAAAACGGGTGGCAAACGCTCCTGA
- a CDS encoding DUF1788 domain-containing protein produces the protein MTQIKNQIRERLEKLPEVLSDPQLLSGKGIGNEIGFYIFDYDPEDEPTVQRHLKRELLKKLDFPVLEIHLYQLVMEYLQNNELLEACFELEQTEGTHALEEALKDALQIDGLAELLHSRVESHHQMVFITGVGAAWPMLRSHTVLNNLHDKLDRLPVIMFFPGTYTGQELQLFSTFKDDNYYRAFRLLPRGSSQ, from the coding sequence ATGACCCAGATCAAAAACCAGATCAGAGAGCGTCTGGAGAAACTGCCTGAAGTCCTCAGCGACCCTCAACTCCTGTCTGGAAAAGGCATTGGCAATGAAATTGGATTTTACATCTTCGATTATGACCCCGAAGACGAACCCACCGTGCAGCGCCACCTGAAGAGAGAGCTCCTGAAGAAACTGGATTTTCCTGTTCTGGAAATCCATCTGTACCAGCTGGTGATGGAGTACCTGCAAAACAATGAGCTTCTCGAAGCCTGTTTTGAACTGGAACAGACCGAGGGCACCCACGCCCTAGAAGAAGCCCTGAAAGACGCCCTGCAGATCGATGGACTGGCCGAACTGCTCCATTCCAGAGTGGAAAGCCACCACCAGATGGTGTTCATCACCGGGGTGGGGGCAGCGTGGCCCATGCTGCGCAGTCACACCGTGCTGAACAACCTGCACGACAAACTGGACCGCCTGCCTGTGATCATGTTCTTTCCTGGCACCTACACCGGGCAGGAACTGCAACTGTTCTCCACCTTCAAAGACGACAACTACTACCGGGCTTTCCGTCTGCTGCCTCGTGGAAGTTCACAGTAG
- the brxC gene encoding BREX system P-loop protein BrxC — MTLTIEELFTRNINRNINGVIKVGQKDQENVHQELDEYVITSELSGYFHKFFDFYAGSFSQPTDKIGIWISGFFGSGKSHFLKILSYLLENKEVDRKKAADFFDLDKVKDPMLKANIDRVAQAAGQTDVLLFNIDSKSSASSKTDKEAIVKVLQKVLDDHLGYFGANPGLAQFERQLDLDGNYQTFKSHYQQVASKSWEEDRHAFKLRPAQFRKALSLTLQISEEEAKQAIDGINTTYFISIDTFAKNLNAYLNRKGKQNRIIFMIDEVGQYIGDNTDLMLNLQTVAEDLGVYCHGRAWVMVTSQEAIDSITKQSAMAGRDFSKIQGRFRHRVNLSSSNSDEVIKLRLLGKTPEAEAALKALYADKSAILKNQIWFSDGTADMPTYTGETAFVSAYPFVPYQFKLLQHSFTQIRTMGSSGKHLASGERSMLDAFQAAAQQVGNQPLGVLAPFHTFYAAVEGFLDHNIKQVIEGAKQNSKLKSLDVDLLKTLFLIKYVKEIKGTLENLTTLSLSHIDQVRLDLKKQVEAALLRLEKETLISRNGEEYSFLTNEEQDVGREIKQVDVTSGEITQELQSILWDSLFIQKQIKIDNRPGYPFTRKVDGLNHGQVAGDFSLHVITPEYPQTHLQTDAAAMLHTGNGSEVLVRLPEQADYIEEIREWLKTNKYIKQKNTSALSPSMQTIINQRAEANNRRKARIETQFKNALQEAAVFASGNKVPVGSSDPREILMAGLRSLIENTYTKYGYVQSHYQNDSQLQTALNPQTQQDLQGEVANEQARKDLLNFLNQEHNKGVKTTVKTVLERFKVRPYGWSELDVLGVMLELWCDNKIELLHQMQPVQMLPAQNKQLITNLQLSKKQDEYVVRPSEVTNPSHIKVARELAKEISDFPNPSIDAGILRTQFLTVLGQLQKSLETFKTTATTGNYPFQEDIVCLLERVRELLDTPNQAQFYSTIAGMEEDLLDDLDVLHKIQTFFKPAQQGLFDATRKHLSEIGTDEQYIQDEALKNRVQTARKVLSLKDPTPEIPKLSGLLSPVLNHLKEVLEEERKAALKTCDNESRGAINLMDELASHRVDPSPHTKPMLDLRDRIEKAQSITALRAQLSEIKPTSYKVTDALTEQINLAMSKGTGGSGDSVVVAAKPIKTLKANTYIKKAIIETPEDVEDYLEGLRKAMLKELAAQNRVRIE; from the coding sequence ATGACCCTGACGATCGAAGAGCTGTTCACCCGCAACATCAACCGCAACATCAATGGTGTGATCAAGGTCGGTCAAAAAGACCAGGAGAACGTCCATCAGGAACTCGATGAGTACGTGATCACGAGTGAGCTCAGTGGTTACTTTCACAAGTTCTTTGACTTCTATGCTGGCTCTTTTTCCCAGCCCACCGACAAGATCGGCATCTGGATCAGTGGTTTCTTTGGGAGCGGAAAATCCCACTTTCTGAAGATTCTTTCCTACCTGCTGGAAAACAAAGAGGTGGACCGCAAAAAAGCAGCAGACTTCTTTGATCTGGACAAGGTCAAAGACCCCATGCTGAAAGCGAACATTGACCGGGTGGCGCAGGCTGCCGGGCAGACGGACGTGCTTTTGTTCAACATCGATTCCAAATCGAGTGCCAGCAGCAAAACCGACAAGGAAGCCATCGTGAAGGTGCTGCAGAAAGTCCTGGACGACCACCTGGGTTACTTTGGCGCGAATCCCGGACTGGCACAGTTTGAACGGCAACTGGATCTGGATGGCAATTACCAGACCTTCAAATCCCATTACCAGCAGGTGGCCTCAAAAAGCTGGGAAGAAGACCGTCACGCCTTCAAGCTGCGTCCCGCCCAGTTCAGAAAAGCCCTCTCCCTGACGTTGCAGATCAGTGAAGAGGAAGCGAAGCAGGCCATTGACGGCATCAACACCACGTACTTCATCAGCATTGACACCTTTGCCAAAAACCTGAACGCCTACCTGAACCGCAAAGGCAAACAGAACCGCATCATTTTCATGATCGACGAGGTGGGCCAGTACATCGGGGACAACACCGACCTGATGCTGAACCTCCAGACTGTGGCCGAGGACCTCGGGGTATACTGCCATGGCCGGGCCTGGGTGATGGTCACCAGCCAGGAGGCCATTGACTCGATCACCAAACAGAGTGCCATGGCCGGACGGGACTTCAGCAAAATCCAGGGACGCTTCCGGCACCGGGTGAACCTCAGTTCCAGCAACTCTGACGAGGTGATCAAGCTGCGTCTGCTGGGCAAGACCCCAGAGGCAGAAGCGGCCCTGAAGGCCCTGTACGCAGACAAATCTGCCATTCTGAAAAACCAGATCTGGTTCAGCGACGGCACAGCAGACATGCCCACCTACACAGGTGAGACGGCTTTTGTGAGTGCCTATCCCTTTGTGCCGTACCAGTTCAAACTGCTGCAGCACTCCTTCACCCAGATCCGCACGATGGGTTCCAGCGGAAAACACCTTGCCAGTGGTGAACGCAGCATGCTGGATGCTTTTCAGGCCGCAGCGCAGCAGGTGGGCAACCAACCCCTGGGTGTGCTGGCTCCCTTTCACACTTTCTATGCTGCTGTGGAAGGTTTTCTGGACCACAACATCAAACAGGTCATTGAAGGGGCCAAACAGAACAGCAAACTGAAAAGCCTTGATGTGGACCTCTTAAAGACCCTTTTCCTGATCAAATACGTCAAGGAGATCAAGGGAACGCTCGAGAACCTGACCACCCTGAGCCTGTCCCACATCGATCAGGTGAGACTCGACCTGAAAAAACAGGTGGAAGCAGCCTTGCTGAGGCTGGAAAAAGAAACCCTGATTTCCCGCAACGGCGAGGAGTACAGCTTCCTCACCAACGAAGAGCAGGATGTCGGGCGTGAGATCAAGCAGGTGGATGTGACCAGCGGGGAAATCACCCAGGAACTGCAAAGCATCCTCTGGGATTCCCTCTTCATCCAGAAGCAGATCAAAATTGACAACCGCCCGGGATATCCCTTCACCCGCAAAGTGGATGGACTGAACCATGGCCAGGTGGCAGGGGATTTCAGCCTGCATGTGATCACCCCGGAATACCCACAGACCCACTTGCAAACGGATGCCGCAGCCATGTTGCACACCGGAAATGGCAGTGAAGTGCTGGTGCGTCTGCCAGAACAGGCCGACTACATCGAAGAAATCCGGGAGTGGTTGAAGACCAACAAGTACATCAAGCAGAAAAACACCTCTGCGCTCAGCCCTTCCATGCAAACCATCATCAACCAGCGGGCAGAGGCCAACAACCGCCGCAAGGCCCGCATTGAAACCCAGTTCAAAAACGCCCTGCAGGAAGCGGCTGTGTTCGCCTCTGGAAACAAAGTGCCCGTGGGTTCCAGCGATCCCAGAGAAATCCTGATGGCAGGCCTCAGAAGCCTGATCGAGAACACTTACACCAAGTACGGTTACGTGCAAAGCCACTACCAGAATGACAGCCAGTTGCAGACGGCCCTGAATCCACAGACCCAGCAGGATTTACAGGGTGAGGTGGCGAATGAACAGGCCCGCAAGGATCTGCTCAACTTCCTCAATCAGGAGCACAACAAAGGGGTCAAGACCACGGTGAAAACCGTGCTGGAACGCTTCAAGGTGCGTCCTTACGGCTGGAGTGAACTGGACGTGCTCGGGGTGATGCTGGAACTGTGGTGCGACAACAAGATTGAACTGCTGCACCAGATGCAGCCTGTGCAGATGCTGCCCGCCCAGAACAAGCAGCTGATCACCAACCTTCAACTGAGCAAAAAACAGGATGAATATGTGGTGCGGCCCTCTGAAGTCACCAACCCCTCCCACATCAAGGTGGCCCGTGAACTGGCCAAGGAAATCTCCGATTTCCCCAACCCTTCCATTGATGCCGGGATCCTCAGAACCCAGTTCCTGACGGTCCTGGGCCAGTTGCAGAAATCGCTGGAGACCTTCAAAACCACGGCAACCACTGGCAACTATCCTTTCCAGGAAGACATTGTTTGCCTTCTTGAGCGGGTGCGTGAGCTGCTCGACACCCCCAACCAGGCCCAGTTCTATTCCACCATCGCAGGGATGGAAGAAGACCTGCTGGATGATCTGGACGTGCTGCACAAGATCCAGACCTTCTTCAAGCCAGCCCAGCAGGGACTTTTTGACGCCACACGCAAGCACCTCTCAGAGATTGGCACCGACGAGCAATACATTCAGGACGAAGCACTGAAAAATCGGGTGCAAACCGCGAGAAAAGTCCTCTCTCTGAAAGACCCCACACCAGAGATCCCCAAACTGTCTGGCCTGCTCAGCCCGGTGCTCAACCACCTGAAAGAGGTGCTGGAAGAGGAACGCAAAGCTGCCCTGAAAACCTGCGACAACGAATCCAGAGGGGCCATCAACCTGATGGATGAACTCGCCAGTCACCGGGTGGACCCCTCCCCTCACACCAAACCGATGCTGGATCTGCGGGACCGCATCGAGAAAGCCCAGAGCATCACCGCCCTGAGGGCACAGCTCAGTGAAATCAAACCCACCAGTTACAAGGTCACCGACGCCCTGACGGAGCAGATCAACCTTGCCATGAGCAAAGGCACTGGAGGGAGCGGAGACTCTGTGGTGGTCGCAGCGAAACCCATCAAGACCCTCAAAGCCAACACCTACATCAAAAAGGCCATCATCGAAACCCCTGAAGATGTGGAGGATTACCTGGAAGGTCTGAGGAAGGCGATGCTGAAGGAACTGGCGGCGCAGAATCGGGTGCGGATTGAGTGA
- a CDS encoding IS1 transposase: protein MCEGNSISATVRLCKVHHDTVERIIFVTGQHARNLHDHKAVGLKTTALQADERYGFYGNKSQQLWEATVIDPYSKFLVSLRLGVRDEPLVRCLLQDARNRLVDPQNLAFLTDGGHGYATLFPEIFGVPYRTKKQGGKGRPPKVKYRIPRMLAHVQLIKVREGRRLKTVDIRHTHGTTGRIKLELERLGYNTPNTSAVERQNGTARQHTPHMHRKGLAFAHKQITRVGLAELVRLDYNWVKTCRSLKVELPERVGRQKYLKRTPAMAMGLTDQVFTLGELLATPLHALRGA, encoded by the coding sequence TTGTGTGAGGGTAACTCCATCTCTGCTACGGTCAGACTCTGCAAGGTCCACCACGACACCGTAGAGCGAATCATCTTTGTCACCGGTCAACACGCCAGGAACCTGCATGACCACAAAGCGGTGGGGCTGAAAACCACGGCCCTGCAGGCAGATGAAAGGTACGGCTTCTACGGCAATAAGAGCCAGCAACTCTGGGAAGCCACGGTGATCGACCCTTACAGCAAATTTCTGGTCTCCCTGCGGCTGGGCGTGAGAGATGAGCCTTTGGTTCGCTGCCTGCTGCAGGACGCTCGAAATCGTCTGGTCGATCCTCAAAATCTAGCTTTTCTGACCGATGGGGGGCACGGCTATGCCACCCTGTTCCCGGAGATTTTTGGTGTGCCATACAGGACCAAGAAGCAGGGTGGGAAAGGTCGACCTCCCAAAGTGAAGTACCGCATTCCCCGCATGCTGGCCCATGTCCAGCTGATTAAGGTGCGGGAAGGCAGGAGGCTCAAGACCGTGGACATCCGCCACACGCACGGCACCACGGGTCGGATCAAACTAGAGCTGGAGAGACTGGGGTACAACACCCCCAACACTTCCGCTGTGGAGCGCCAGAATGGCACCGCCAGGCAACACACCCCACATATGCACCGCAAAGGACTGGCTTTTGCCCACAAGCAAATCACCCGTGTGGGACTGGCGGAATTGGTCCGACTAGATTACAACTGGGTAAAAACCTGCCGCAGTTTGAAGGTGGAATTACCCGAGAGGGTGGGGCGTCAGAAGTACCTGAAGAGAACGCCAGCAATGGCGATGGGGCTGACAGATCAGGTTTTTACCCTGGGTGAATTGCTTGCCACACCACTTCATGCCCTGAGGGGTGCGTGA
- the pglX gene encoding BREX-1 system adenine-specific DNA-methyltransferase PglX, translating to MNRTKIKNFATLARKELHEQTETRLAAFGITRKGIETAKDITGGLVMGGKTVNLSSQEKAQYQDLIRHVAQHGFEATVTEIAYTWFNRLSALRYMEVNGLMDHVLSSSTSGAYPDLLEHADTLIASGEFDGISVQDLEEWRGLNLPNTEEFIYRRLLGAKIRQLAKGLPSIFDSGEKPHLELFMPPNLLHTDSLLRKLVADIPEEDWRDIEVIGWLYQFYISDKKDQVIGAKSKVKAEDIPAATQLFTPHWIVRYMVENSLGRLWLEHHPDSQLRTVMPYFLENPEQDPTSLTLSSPERGGTTGSPLGGDSASGVGTGGLTPQELKVLDPACGSGHILVYAFDLLFEIYREQGYPERDIPKMILEHNLYGLDIDERAAQLASFALVMKAAQKNRRILRNPPEMNVLQVKPTRFSPLFGAQAPARPAVQGSLYGTPEKDSQSLFSGAINPKDWQGLLYAFKDADNLGSLITPPEDVNYTLLHEQVQRLEQEGGLGSEMLPELKHYLKQADILRSKYHAVVANPPYMGNGNFNMILKDYIDANFPSAKTDLYAPFIMKTINMLFHNGIGANINQQSWMFLSSFEELRNEILNTVHISSLVHLGYGAFAELNSKVMQAVAFTFRKKRQRAKGVFIKVNHYPNHRDKEAQFYILENRHYSDSDRFKEITGSPIAYWMSETVFQIYRDSKSLSSIALPRKGNTTTNNDRFLRYWYEPINTRIGGHGTTFYAQDKKWYFYNKGGGYRRWYGMVDFVCNWQSNGSEIKNIPHSVVANEQYFFKIGWTWSTVTSGSFGIRKFAEGFLFDNGGCCLFLPESISRLNIISSLMNSKVFQSIFEQLNPTLNFQSGEVAKFPILLSSIEKYVNTDSISLMINISKTDWDNFETSWDFQTHPLLRSSHPRIKDAFSEWEKLSSDAFYELKRLEEENNRYWIDAYGLQDELTPEVPEEQITIRKADLGRDVKSLLSYAVGCMMGRYSLDTPGLVHAGQPFDPGRHQKFPADADAILPVTTEAYFQDDLVTRFQEFLKVAYGPDHLSENLEFIADALGRKGNESALQTIRRYFVTEFASDHIQTYKKRPIYWLFTSGKRRAFNAFVYLHRYTPDTLARLRTDYVLELQTRLDAQLSLAEAEAASSSGAQKRNAETRIKNLKLDIEEVRAYQLKVQQLADQRIALDLDDGVAYNYTRFKGIVYEGNDLKMADLEKKAQWKLDLLKEQGLG from the coding sequence ATGAACAGAACAAAAATCAAAAATTTCGCGACCCTGGCCCGCAAGGAACTTCACGAGCAGACCGAGACCAGGCTTGCTGCGTTTGGCATCACCCGCAAAGGGATTGAAACGGCCAAAGACATCACCGGGGGTCTGGTGATGGGTGGGAAGACCGTCAACCTGAGTTCGCAGGAGAAAGCCCAGTACCAGGACCTGATCAGGCATGTGGCCCAGCATGGGTTTGAGGCCACCGTGACCGAGATTGCCTACACGTGGTTCAACCGCCTGTCTGCCCTGAGGTACATGGAAGTGAACGGCCTGATGGACCATGTGCTGTCCAGCAGCACTTCAGGGGCTTACCCGGATTTGCTGGAGCATGCCGACACCCTGATTGCTTCTGGTGAATTTGATGGCATCTCCGTGCAGGATCTGGAAGAGTGGCGCGGTCTGAATTTGCCCAACACCGAGGAGTTCATTTACCGGAGGCTGCTGGGGGCCAAAATCAGGCAACTGGCAAAAGGCCTCCCGAGCATTTTTGATTCCGGGGAGAAACCGCACCTTGAGCTGTTCATGCCGCCGAACCTGCTGCACACGGACAGCCTGCTGCGCAAACTGGTGGCTGACATTCCAGAGGAAGACTGGCGGGACATCGAGGTCATCGGGTGGCTCTACCAGTTCTACATTTCCGATAAAAAAGATCAGGTGATCGGGGCGAAAAGCAAGGTCAAGGCAGAGGACATCCCTGCGGCCACCCAGCTTTTCACCCCCCACTGGATTGTGCGTTACATGGTGGAAAACAGCCTGGGGAGGCTCTGGCTGGAGCACCACCCCGACAGCCAGCTCAGGACCGTGATGCCTTACTTTCTGGAAAACCCAGAGCAGGACCCCACCTCGCTGACGCTTTCCTCCCCTGAAAGGGGAGGCACGACAGGGTCCCCCCTCGGGGGGGACAGTGCAAGCGGAGTGGGCACAGGGGGGCTGACCCCGCAAGAGCTCAAAGTGCTGGACCCGGCCTGCGGAAGTGGGCACATTCTGGTGTACGCCTTTGACCTGCTGTTCGAGATTTACCGGGAGCAGGGCTACCCCGAGCGGGACATCCCGAAAATGATTCTGGAGCACAACCTGTACGGGCTGGACATTGATGAGCGGGCCGCGCAGCTTGCCAGTTTTGCCCTGGTGATGAAAGCCGCCCAGAAGAACCGCCGGATCTTGCGGAACCCCCCAGAGATGAACGTCTTGCAGGTGAAACCCACCCGCTTCTCTCCCCTGTTTGGGGCGCAGGCACCTGCACGGCCTGCGGTTCAGGGAAGTTTGTATGGGACGCCAGAGAAGGACAGCCAGAGCCTGTTCAGTGGGGCGATCAACCCGAAAGACTGGCAAGGCCTGCTGTACGCCTTCAAGGATGCCGACAACCTCGGGAGCCTGATCACCCCTCCAGAAGACGTGAATTACACCCTCTTGCATGAGCAGGTGCAGCGTCTGGAGCAGGAAGGAGGACTGGGGTCTGAGATGCTCCCGGAACTCAAACACTACCTCAAACAGGCTGACATATTAAGGTCCAAGTATCATGCTGTGGTGGCAAACCCTCCGTATATGGGAAATGGAAATTTTAACATGATTCTAAAAGATTATATTGATGCGAATTTCCCAAGTGCAAAAACCGACTTATATGCACCCTTTATAATGAAAACTATTAACATGCTTTTTCACAACGGCATTGGGGCAAATATAAATCAACAAAGTTGGATGTTTCTCTCTAGTTTTGAAGAATTACGGAACGAGATTTTAAACACAGTTCATATTTCGTCTCTAGTTCATTTAGGCTATGGCGCATTTGCAGAGTTAAACTCCAAGGTGATGCAAGCGGTTGCATTTACCTTCAGAAAAAAGAGACAACGCGCGAAGGGAGTATTCATTAAGGTAAACCATTATCCAAATCATAGAGATAAAGAAGCCCAATTTTACATTCTTGAAAATAGGCATTATTCAGATTCAGATAGATTCAAAGAAATTACTGGGTCTCCAATTGCTTATTGGATGAGCGAGACTGTATTTCAAATTTACAGAGATAGTAAATCTTTATCTAGCATCGCATTGCCGAGAAAAGGGAATACTACCACAAACAATGATCGTTTTCTTAGATATTGGTACGAACCTATTAACACAAGAATAGGAGGCCATGGAACGACATTTTATGCTCAAGATAAAAAATGGTATTTCTATAACAAAGGTGGGGGCTATCGCAGGTGGTATGGAATGGTAGATTTTGTGTGCAATTGGCAATCAAATGGTAGTGAAATAAAAAATATCCCTCATTCGGTTGTAGCAAATGAACAATATTTCTTCAAAATCGGCTGGACATGGTCAACAGTAACATCGGGATCTTTTGGTATTAGAAAATTTGCAGAGGGATTTCTTTTTGATAATGGTGGGTGCTGTCTATTTTTGCCGGAAAGCATCAGTAGATTAAACATTATTTCCTCACTAATGAACTCTAAGGTTTTCCAAAGTATATTTGAACAACTTAATCCTACTTTAAATTTCCAATCTGGCGAGGTGGCTAAGTTTCCTATTTTGCTCTCAAGTATCGAAAAATATGTTAATACTGATTCTATCTCCTTGATGATTAATATATCAAAAACCGATTGGGACAACTTCGAAACCTCCTGGGACTTCCAGACCCACCCCCTCCTGCGCTCCAGCCACCCCAGAATCAAAGACGCCTTTTCAGAGTGGGAAAAGCTGTCCAGCGATGCCTTTTATGAACTGAAGCGTCTGGAAGAGGAAAACAATCGTTACTGGATCGACGCTTACGGCCTGCAAGACGAACTCACGCCGGAGGTGCCAGAGGAGCAGATCACCATTCGCAAGGCGGATCTGGGGCGGGACGTGAAAAGCCTCTTGTCTTACGCGGTGGGGTGCATGATGGGCCGTTACAGCCTGGACACGCCCGGTCTGGTTCACGCAGGGCAGCCTTTTGACCCCGGCAGGCACCAGAAATTCCCGGCAGATGCAGACGCCATTTTGCCCGTCACCACAGAAGCGTACTTTCAGGACGATCTGGTGACCCGTTTTCAGGAATTTTTAAAGGTGGCTTACGGTCCTGACCACCTCTCTGAGAACCTGGAATTTATTGCAGACGCTCTGGGCCGCAAGGGGAACGAGAGTGCCCTGCAGACCATCAGGCGGTACTTCGTGACCGAGTTTGCCTCGGACCACATCCAGACCTACAAGAAACGCCCGATCTACTGGCTGTTCACCAGCGGGAAACGCCGGGCTTTCAATGCCTTCGTGTACCTGCACCGCTACACCCCGGACACCCTGGCAAGGCTCAGGACCGATTACGTGCTGGAACTGCAAACCCGCCTGGATGCCCAGCTGTCCCTGGCAGAAGCAGAAGCGGCCAGCAGCTCAGGGGCCCAGAAACGGAACGCAGAAACCCGCATCAAGAATTTGAAGCTGGACATCGAAGAGGTGCGGGCCTACCAGCTCAAAGTCCAGCAACTCGCAGACCAGCGCATTGCTCTGGACCTGGACGATGGGGTGGCCTACAACTACACCCGCTTCAAGGGCATCGTGTACGAGGGGAACGACCTCAAGATGGCAGACCTGGAGAAAAAAGCCCAGTGGAAACTGGACCTGCTGAAGGAACAGGGGCTGGGGTAA